GCGGTGCGTGGCGACATCCTGCGGCTGGCATCGGGGCGCCAACTCGCCGAGCGCGGCGCCGCGGCGGGCGAGGCGTCGGTGCGGGGACGCGCGGCGGCGGCCGTCAGCGCCGGCATCACGGGCCTCATCGAGGGTGCCGAGGGACCGGTGGACCAGCCGGCATCCGTCGTGCACATCCCGCCCGGCCGGCTGATCGGCGCCCACATCATGTCGGGGTCGACGATCTGGCTGATCGTGCTGGTCGCCGGTGTCGTGGTGGGGTCGATCGTCGGCACACCGTGGCTGCTCTTCTCGATCGTTCCGGCGCTCATCGGTTTCGGCGCGTACTGGTTCCGTCAGATCACCCGTTCGCTCCGGTACTCGATCGCGCCCACGCCGGCGGGCGTGCGCATCACCTTCGGGCTCTTCACGACCGTCACCGAGACGCTGCCGCCCGGTCGTATCCACGCGGTGGAGATCGCTCAGCCACTGCTGTGGCGGCGCCTCGGCTGGTACCGCGTCCGCGTGAACCGGCTCTCGGGACGGTCGGCGTCGGACACGTCGTCGCAGCAGTTCAGCGACGTGCTGCCGGTGGGCACGAGAGACGACGTGGAGCGCGTGCTGCGGCTCATCCTCCCGGGTCTTCCCGACGAGTCGTGGCCGCTCATGCTGGAGCGCGGCGTGCGCGGACCGATAACCGGCGACCCGTACACGAACACGCCTCGACGTGCGCGCTGGCTGCGCCCGCTGTCGTGGCGGCGCAACGGCTTCCTCCTCCTCCCCGACGCCCTGCTGCTGCGCAGCGGCGCGCTCCGTCGGGCGCTGGTCGTGCTGCCGCTCGCGCGGCTCCAGTCACTGCGTGTGGCGCAGGGCCCGATCGATCGGGCGATGGATGTCGCCAACATCACCGGCCACACCGTGCTGGGCCAGGTCTCGGGAAGCCTCGGCATCCTCGACCGTGCCGCCGCCGTCGCGCTGTGGACGGATGCCGCGGCCGCCGTGGTCTCCGCGCTGTCGCGCGATCGCTCCCACCGCTGGGGAGCCGACGAGGGGGTGGACCCCGCCGTCGAGCCCGCCGTCGATGCGGCTGTCGAGCCCGCCGTGGACGCCGCTGTCGAGGACGCCGCCGCGCCCGACCTTGATGCGGTCGCCGCACCCCCCGTCGAGCCCGATTCCGCTGATTCCCGCGAGCCCTCGACCGCGACGACGGACCGGCCCGTCGACGCCGACCGTACGGTGCCGGGCGCATGACCCGCAGTGGACGCCTGGGCGTCGGCATCATCGGTGCGGGACGCGTCGGCCCGGTCATCGGTGCGGCTTTGGCCGGAGCAGGCCATGCCGTGACGGGTATCACGGCGGGCTCCGACCCCGATCGCGTCGACGCCGTCCTGCCGGGGGTGCCCGTGCTCGCGGCCGATGAGGTCGTGCGCCGCAGCGAACTCGTCGTCGTCGCCGTGCCGCACGCGGAGCTTCCCTCTCTCGTGGCCGGACTGTCCGAGATCGGGGCGTGGCAGGTGGGCCAGCTGGTCCTCCACACCGACCCGGCGTACGGCATCGACGTGCTCTCACCCGCCGCCGCGCGGGGGGCCATCCCTCTCGCCGTGCACCCCGCGGTCGCCTTCACCGGCACCTCGATCGATCTCCGTCAGCTGCGCGAGTCGTACGCCGCCGTGACGGCACCCGCCGCCGTGCTCCCGATCGCTCAGGCGCTCGCCGTCGAGCTCGGGTGCGAGCCGATCGTGATCTCGGAGGAGGCCCGCGCGGCCTACGGCGAGGCCGTCGCAACGGCGACCGAGTTCTCCGCCGCGCTGCTGCGCCAATCGTCGGAGCTGCTGGTCGCGGCCGGTGTAGACGAGCCGGGCCGCTTCCTGTCCGCTCTCGTCCACTCCACGGTCGACCGCGCGCTGCAGGGGCTCGAGACGGCGTGAGGGCGAAGGCGGTCGCCGGCGCCCGTGAGAGAATCGAGGGTCGACTTCTGAGGAGCCTGAAATGACCGACGCGCCCGCATCCGCCGAGGCCATCACCGACGACGACGTCTTCGAGCAGAAGGCCGTCCGGCTTGCCAAGCGCGAGCGGCTGATCGCCGAGCGAAAGGATGCCGCGGGCGGCGCCTACCCGGTCGCCGTCGCCGTCACCGACACCATTCCCGCGCTCCGCGAGCGCTACGCCGACCTCGAGGCGGGCGCCGAGACCGGGGTCGTGGCATCCGTCGCCGGCCGTGTCGTGTTCAGCCGCAACACCGGCAAGCTCTGCTTCGCCTCGTTGCAGTCGGGGGACGGCAGCCGCATCCAGGCGATGGTCTCGCTCGCGGAGGTGGGCGAGGAGTCGCTCCAGGCGTGGAAGGAACTCGTCGACCTCGGCGACCACGTCTCGGTCACCGGTCAGGTGATCTCCAGCCGCCGCGGCGAGCTGTCGATCATGGTCACCGAGTGGGCCGTCGCGGCCAAGGCGCTGCTGCCGCTGCCGAACCTGTACACCGAGCTCAGCGAGGAGAGCCGTGTGCGCTCGCGCTTCCTCGACCTCATCGTGCGCGATCTCGCACGCGAGACCGTCGTGGCACGCGCGACCGTGAACGCGAGCCTGCGCCAGACCTTCGCGTCGCACGGCTACATCGAGGTGGAGACGCCGATGCTGCAGGTGCAGCACGGCGGCGCGGCCGCCCGGCCCTTCGTCACGCGGTCCAATGCGTTCGACGCCGACCTGTTCCTGCGCATCGCCCCGGAACTGTTCCTCAAGCGCGCCGTGGTGGGTGGCATCGACCGGGTGTTCGAGATCAACCGCAACTTCCGCAACGAGGGCGCTGACTCCACCCACAGCCCCGAGTTCGCGATGCTCGAGGCGTACGAGGCCTACAGCGATTACAACGGCATCGCCGACCTCACGCAGGAGCTCGTGCAGAACGCCGCGATCGCCGTGGCCGGTTCGACCACCGTCACGTGGGCCGACGGCACCGAGTTCGACCTCGGCGGTCAGTGGGATCGCATCTCCATGTACGACTCGCTCTCGGCAGCCGCCGGACGCGACATCACCCCCGCTACGCCTCTCGCCGAGCTCCAGGCGCTCGCCGCCGAGGTGGGGGTCGAGGTTCCCGAGAAGATCGCGACGCACGGCAAGCTCGTCGAGGAGCTGTGGGAGCACTTCGTGAAGGGCGGCCTCGAGCGCCCCACGTTCGTCATGGACTTCCCCCTCGACACCAGTCCGCTCGTGCGCGAGCACCGCTCGATCGCCGGAGTGGTGGAGAAGTGGGACCTCTACGTTCGGGGCTTCGAGCTGGCCACCGGCTACTCCGAGCTCGTCGACCCCGTCATCCAGCGCGAGCGCTTCGTGGAGCAGGCCAAGCTGGCGGCACGCGGCGACGACGAGGCGATGCGCGTGGACGAGGAGTTCTTGCGCGCGCTCGAACACGGGATGCCGCCGACGGGCGGGATGGGAATGGGTATCGACCGCCTCATGATGGCGATCACGGGCCTCGGTATCCGCGAGACGATCCTCTTCCCCCTCGTCAAATAGCCCGACAGGCGGCTCGCTGCCGTCAGCGGTCGTCGTCACGGGTGAACGCCCAGTCCGGCAGGTGCGCAGCGGCGACGAACGACCGCACGATGTCGGCGAGGCCGTGATCCGGGTCGCTGGCGAGAGCGGCCTCGGCGTACGCCCCCGCGTGCGTCGACCGCCCGAGCGCCCACGACAGCCACGCGCACACGGCGAGAGCCCCGGCGCGTCGACGGGTGGCGGTCAGCGCCGCCACGTGACGCGTGAGCGTCAGCGCGCGCTCGATGCGATCGAGATCCGGCCGTGCGCCCTCGCCCCACATGACGGCCGCGAGGTCGGCCGGGTACTCCTCGCCGTCCTCCCACCGCCGTTGAGCCGTCATCGCCGCCTCCCCGCCCGCGGCGTCGCTGGCCCACTGCACGAGCGCGACGTCGCGCAGGGCGGGCCGCGAGAGACACCATCCCAGGAGCGCGGCTCTCATCGGCGGAAGGGCCTCGGCGTCGTCGTCGAGCGCCTTCTCGAACAGCGCGGGCAGATCGTCCAGCTCGCACGCGGCCTCGAGGGCAGCCGGGTCGATGCGCGCGACACGGTCGGGCTCGGGAGGAAGGCC
This genomic window from Candidatus Microbacterium phytovorans contains:
- the lysS gene encoding lysine--tRNA ligase; this encodes MTDAPASAEAITDDDVFEQKAVRLAKRERLIAERKDAAGGAYPVAVAVTDTIPALRERYADLEAGAETGVVASVAGRVVFSRNTGKLCFASLQSGDGSRIQAMVSLAEVGEESLQAWKELVDLGDHVSVTGQVISSRRGELSIMVTEWAVAAKALLPLPNLYTELSEESRVRSRFLDLIVRDLARETVVARATVNASLRQTFASHGYIEVETPMLQVQHGGAAARPFVTRSNAFDADLFLRIAPELFLKRAVVGGIDRVFEINRNFRNEGADSTHSPEFAMLEAYEAYSDYNGIADLTQELVQNAAIAVAGSTTVTWADGTEFDLGGQWDRISMYDSLSAAAGRDITPATPLAELQALAAEVGVEVPEKIATHGKLVEELWEHFVKGGLERPTFVMDFPLDTSPLVREHRSIAGVVEKWDLYVRGFELATGYSELVDPVIQRERFVEQAKLAARGDDEAMRVDEEFLRALEHGMPPTGGMGMGIDRLMMAITGLGIRETILFPLVK
- a CDS encoding PH domain-containing protein; amino-acid sequence: MKGGLFLVVVIGIVVTNLRDRLIAIFLPGMSEEYEYAGDPIDYIVANDLIVIAALVVLGVLVVLLGLFWLSWRFHTFRITGDDVEVRSGVLFRTHRRAPLDRVQGVNLTRPMIARILGMAKLEVVGAGLDANVKLEYLSTANAEAVRGDILRLASGRQLAERGAAAGEASVRGRAAAAVSAGITGLIEGAEGPVDQPASVVHIPPGRLIGAHIMSGSTIWLIVLVAGVVVGSIVGTPWLLFSIVPALIGFGAYWFRQITRSLRYSIAPTPAGVRITFGLFTTVTETLPPGRIHAVEIAQPLLWRRLGWYRVRVNRLSGRSASDTSSQQFSDVLPVGTRDDVERVLRLILPGLPDESWPLMLERGVRGPITGDPYTNTPRRARWLRPLSWRRNGFLLLPDALLLRSGALRRALVVLPLARLQSLRVAQGPIDRAMDVANITGHTVLGQVSGSLGILDRAAAVALWTDAAAAVVSALSRDRSHRWGADEGVDPAVEPAVDAAVEPAVDAAVEDAAAPDLDAVAAPPVEPDSADSREPSTATTDRPVDADRTVPGA
- a CDS encoding DUF2520 domain-containing protein codes for the protein MTRSGRLGVGIIGAGRVGPVIGAALAGAGHAVTGITAGSDPDRVDAVLPGVPVLAADEVVRRSELVVVAVPHAELPSLVAGLSEIGAWQVGQLVLHTDPAYGIDVLSPAAARGAIPLAVHPAVAFTGTSIDLRQLRESYAAVTAPAAVLPIAQALAVELGCEPIVISEEARAAYGEAVATATEFSAALLRQSSELLVAAGVDEPGRFLSALVHSTVDRALQGLETA
- a CDS encoding DUF4192 family protein → MTTIVKAADAAQFLALVPRMLGYTPTRSVVVVPMARGRSLGAMRLDLPPDDALVDDGFAATVVGMVCRVEVADALVVVVYSDRGTADGLPHARLVDGLARTADASGLHLVDALVVAADGWGAPRAQPARVRPLSELVTAPTPGAPEPAGDQRSGSTLPRRTSAERRQVGAAHRSLSAALSIVCGLPPEPDRVARIDPAALEAACELDDLPALFEKALDDDAEALPPMRAALLGWCLSRPALRDVALVQWASDAAGGEAAMTAQRRWEDGEEYPADLAAVMWGEGARPDLDRIERALTLTRHVAALTATRRRAGALAVCAWLSWALGRSTHAGAYAEAALASDPDHGLADIVRSFVAAAHLPDWAFTRDDDR